From Erigeron canadensis isolate Cc75 chromosome 8, C_canadensis_v1, whole genome shotgun sequence, one genomic window encodes:
- the LOC122578890 gene encoding uncharacterized protein LOC122578890, which translates to MFSLKRPSNLECFLDSTTPVVPSQFLPKGEIIKLNRLWHPWARDKVEFFTLSDLWNCFDEWSAYGAGVPITVDDGGDETIIQYYVPYLSAIQIFTSNISLNYLRDETDSETRDSFSDTFSDESECEKVSRWDGCSSDEGMPDQEMTFHLNDRLGHLYFQYFDRSTPYGRVPLVDKVYALSKRYPGLMSLRNVDLSPATWMAVAWYPIYHIPMGKMMKDLSTCFLTYHTLSSSFQDTDIVDQDGFVKTKRKEGEGIGLPPFGLATYKMQGDIWISSRNSRDQEKVVSLLSVADSWLRQLGVQHHDFNYFMGNRRG; encoded by the exons atgttttcacTCAAAAGACCATCAAATCTTGAATGCTTTCTGGATTCCACAACCCCTGTTGTCCCTTCTCAATTTTTACCCAag GGTGAGATAATAAAGCTAAATAGATTATGGCATCCGTGGGCCAGAGATAAAGTTGAATTTTTCACATTAAGTGATCTCTGGAATTGCTTTGATGAATGGAGTGCTTATGGTGCCGGAGTTCCGATCACCGTCGATGACGGCGGTGATGAAACCATCATTCAGTATTATGTTCCTTATCTTTCTGCTATTCAAATCTTTACTAGCAACATATCCCTAAATTATTTAAG gGATGAAACGGATTCTGAAACGAGGGATTCATTTAGCGACACTTTTAGTGATGAAAGTGAGTGTGAGAAGGTGTCACGATGGGACGGATGTTCATCGGATGAAGGTATGCCCGATCAAGAGATGACTTTTCATTTGAATGATCGATTGGGTCACCTTTACTTCCAGTACTTCGATAGATCAACTCCTTACGGAAGAGTTCCGCTCGTGGATAAG GTTTATGCATTATCTAAAAGGTATCCTGGACTAATGTCATTAAGAAATGTTGATCTTTCACCGGCTACTTGGATGGCGGTCGCTTG GTACCCTATATATCACATTCCCATGGGAAAGATGATGAAAGACTTGTCTACGTGTTTCCTAACATATCATACCCTCTCGTCTTCATTTCAAG ATACGGATATTGTAGACCAAGATGGATTTGTAAAGACAAAAAGAAAGGAGGGAGAAGGAATCGGTCTTCCGCCATTTGGATTGGCGACTTACAAGATGCAAGGAGACATTTGGATCTCGAGTAGGAATTCTAGGGACCAAGAGAAGGTAGTTTCACTTTTGAGTGTCGCTGATTCTTGGTTGAGGCAATTAGGTGTCCAACACCATGATTTTAACTACTTTATGGGGAATCGTCGTGGTTGA